DNA sequence from the Perca fluviatilis chromosome 4, GENO_Pfluv_1.0, whole genome shotgun sequence genome:
ATTATCAGGAATCAATGGACGACGGGGAGGTCAGAAGTCCATTAGTCACCTGATAACCAGACCCAAACGTAATCAGcagatttgtgttttgttttacagttttcagtggtgatTCAGAATGAAAATCCGCAGAATTTATCAGACTATTTTTATGCTCGGGGTGTTCACGtttgtgccaattacaggggtatcacagtTCTCAGCCttcctggtaaagtctactccaaggtgctgaaaaggagggttcggccacTAGTCAaactcagattgaagaggaacaatgctaATTCCACCCTGGTTGTGGAAAAATGGAGAGcagttctcggcagtaagtcaaACTTGTTCCAAGGGGGTGTTGGCCTCCACCAGGTCTGCACTTAtagtcaccaatcctgttttcAGACAAACACTTCCGTTGGGTACCAGACACGCCTCAACAAGCTCTATGCCCTGGTAAGAATCAATTCTACCTTCAGACAGGAACTTTGTCATGTTTAATCTAAACAGAaagtgttttctctctctggtcCTGTCTCACCCTCAGCTGCATCTCACTCAGCATGGCTTCCAGTCCTGCGATGTGATTGGTCAGATCTGGGCTCGGCTCTTCCTCTAAGGTGAGCCATGGTGCTTGGACTAAAGCCACTCGAGCTGCCACACCTACCACGCCATCAATACATCCTGGAGAGaagagaacagacagacagacagacaggtgagaggtTAGTAAAACATATAAGATTGTCAGGATTAcggctgcaactaactattTTCACAGTTGATAAATctggattaatggattagttgtttggtctataaaatgtcagaaaatggtgaaaaatgtcaataCTGTTGTCAAGATCAatattaactttattgtcccacaaGGTGGGGCATTTGTCTTGGGCACTTAGCCTATGCTGCAGCcataaacaacacaaacaacatgatACAATACAACAAACAATAATATTCTTCTATCTAaatgaagagaagaggaggcTCTTCGAGACCTCGATGAATGTCTTTTGGCCCGCAAGGAGATCCATTAAGGACAAGTATCCTGAGTCGAACCTCAGTTTGAAGAGGAACAGTGTGGATTCAGTCCTGATCGTGGAACACTGGACCAGAtctttactctcgcaaggatcctggagggagcctgggagtatacCCATCCGGTCTACGTGTGTTTCGTGGATcgggagaaggcgtatgaccggctCCCcagggagatactgtgggaggtgttgcgggagtatggggtgagggggtctcttctcagggccatccaatctctgtacgaccaaagtgagagctgtgtccgggttctcggcagtaaatcaggctcgtttcaggtgagggttaccaagcagcagctatatgagcccagaactccagtttgggcaggtagggttgatcattgactgagtattataagaattaataagagtgtggtgttgacctgctctatatgaaaaatgccctgggataattaatgatgccagatgattcggCGCTACCGtaatgacactgacttgacttgatcagaaagctttgtaaaaaggagagatttgtcctgagaattatgacaatttataaaatgtgatttagtgtcagaagcagagccagtagtgtgcattagggatagctgctgtcagtgtggatggcacatctactgtaagctgttgtatcacagtgtgtgaacaagcaaacatgatcagattagctacaataCAATCACTTGTACAATCACTATGaccaaatattacttgtgacccattatgaaagttgtacgaaatattcaaaggaaaaaatagattattagaaagtgcaatacaatgtatcttgttctttatttaatctgtgattacttatttgcacagaaacagattctgatagtgttcaacatcattgggttgttgttaagatgttaacttttctaataaatctacattgtgaggcaacacttggaaatagtgatattttacaaaatacaccgaaTTACAAGGATTTAGAGGACAGCgcgctattgcagacttatatactaaggttttgattaaattttttttaatatagtcattcgtgaagtaaagtgggccggtctaaggcatgaaaatccagggctgaaaatgagtcccaatccggccctgcCTATGTATTGCATCTCAAGAAGGTTTTCAGTAAGGCTGGAAGTGTCTTGTGTAGGAGTATTTGTACCTGAAGGAGTGTTTGTAAAAGTGGGCCTTGAAGGATTTGCTGCACTCGTGATAATGTTACATATTCTTGAGGTGGTTGTATGATTCTTTAGAGAAGGCTTGGGGTCTTCCAGGGATCCTAGGTGAGGTTCAATCTTAATTTAGAGATTTTCTGGAGAATGTACCAGACCTTGTTTGTGTTGTTCCTTTGGTTGacaataaattatttaatttatcctTAAACTGCGTCTGCCTGACCCTGGTGTCGCCCCAGGTTTAGTTAAGTGTTAATTCTCCTCTTTTAGACATTATAGACATAACACAGAACTTTGGGAAAATGTTAGGTATTCCTGAGGAAACCGGGGTCATTAAGGATATCTATTGGTCGTCAAAAACATTTTTGGCAACAGCAATGCTCGAGGCAATAGTGAATTAAACACTGATGCAAAGTTCTACCGTCAGTGATCCTGGTaagtttgactttttaaatcaaatcaagtCGTAAGGAAGGAAGGTGAAGAAATAAGGTAGGAAAAACAGTAACATATGGCTGAGCCAATCACAGAGCTCTCACAGACAGGAAGTTGAAGCCATCAGCTGACCTGTGTTGACTAGCGAGCGTCTGTCATAGCGCTGCCTCAGAGGGAACCGTCCAATCAGATCGCAGGCCTTACGGAGGTCAAACAGGAAGTTCTCTAACGCCGACAGGAAGAGAACCCACAGACGCTCTGACACCTGTCTGTCCTCCACACCTGGGAGAGCGGAGTCACAGTGAGACAGCAGACGCACCAGACGCTTGGACAGGCctgtggacagacagacaggtgagaaaCAGGCCTGtggacagacaggtgagagacagaccttccgacagacagacaggtgagagacagacctgtggacagacaggtgagagagagacctgtggacagacagacaggtgagagacagacctgcagacagacaagcAGGTGAAATACAGACttgtggacagacagacaggtgagaaaCAGGCCTGtggacagacaggtgagagacagaccttccgacagacagacaggtgagagacagacctgtggacagacagacaggtgagagacaGACCTGTGGACAGACCGgggagtagggttgggtatcgtttgggttttttccgataccggtgctaacaCGATAATTGAACCTAGGGCTAAGTTAAAATAACCCATTCTCCAAACTTACATTTCCCTAACCTAATTGATATTTTACCACTGTTAAAATCCTTTCCAGTGAAATTCAGACACAGGTTAGACTGTTTGGCTGTTAGCATTTTAATCGTGTTTAATCCAgatgctagctaacggtagcctggTCTATAGCGACGACGATTCATTTacaggattgctccagtgccacCTGACCCACCGGATATCCCTCATTTTGGGCCGGATGTCCGTGCCCttcctttgtgtctttgtgttggcgttctaacctccagtggatttgtgaggactatggttaactgctcctcagatctctgcagggtaaatccagacagctagctagactatctgtccaatctgagttttctgttgcacgactaaaactacttttgaacgtccacatgttccaccaaaacaagttccttcctgagactatttagcagaggcaccgtggctctgtccggtcaagatgattgtgattggtttagagaaatgccaataaaccagagcacatttttctcctttcctggagtcttgtgtggactagccagacctggTCTGGTAATGCAAGACTAGTGGTAGGCTattgttacctgctgccaggtgtagcgttaactagcgttacatgcagcaatgtttctgttgcctgtccGTTTCAGAGCACCAGAGGGCAGCACAGGCAAATAAGTGGCACCGCCGAAATCTACGTTGTCATTCGGTAGATACCATTCATTTAGCAATCGCTGCCATATTGACACCTACAggtgagacacagacagacaggtgtttgGGTGGACGTGTCTGTACCGCTGCAGATTCGGTGTGCGAGCCCTCTTGCCTCGTCCATCTCATCTCGCAGGAAGCTGCAGTCTGCAGAGCTGCCGAGTGATGCTACCAGCTGctggaaacaggaagtggccCGACTGAGAGCCTCCTGAGCGCGCTCACACTCGGCCTGCTGCCGCCGCAACCCCAACTCGTCCACCGAACGACGCCACCGACTCATCATGTCATCAGGCACCTGTCAGGGAGGAGGGACAGGTAATGTTGTTTAAGGGTTCACTTTCTGAGTCTACACACATCTGCAAATAAACTGCTGACcacagctgcaaagattaaaggaatacgccaccgtttgttgaaatagggttatttaccgtctcctctatatttatataggtgggcaaacgcatttttgtctcagtgcatgcattgtcttagtccgacAGTAGCTCCCAATAtagtcaatatctgcctaggaaattgtctagtcttaatctgcattgctatttg
Encoded proteins:
- the zgc:109913 gene encoding regulator of G-protein signaling 9-binding protein is translated as MSRWRRSVDELGLRRQQAECERAQEALSRATSCFQQLVASLGSSADCSFLRDEMDEARGLAHRICSGLSKRLVRLLSHCDSALPGVEDRQVSERLWVLFLSALENFLFDLRKACDLIGRFPLRQRYDRRSLVNTGCIDGVVGVAARVALVQAPWLTLEEEPSPDLTNHIAGLEAMLSEMQLRVPVAFWAVEATQPAWAEAYGERDEPDVTLEELMEVEVVSNNKMAGCCQPACCGLGCVG